In a single window of the Paenibacillus sp. MMS20-IR301 genome:
- a CDS encoding VOC family protein, translating into MSQDIWINLPVKDVERSTAFFNALGFQAVSFGNERAKLDIGQTTILLFPETTFEKFTGGAIADTSHHAEVIFSLGAKSRDEVNAIIQKVEFAGGSIFGQPGETDGWMYGAAFADPDGHRWNLLYMDESKMPKR; encoded by the coding sequence ATGTCACAGGATATTTGGATTAACCTGCCGGTCAAAGATGTTGAGCGGTCAACTGCCTTTTTCAATGCGCTTGGGTTTCAGGCGGTAAGCTTTGGTAACGAACGGGCCAAGCTTGACATCGGCCAGACAACGATATTGTTATTCCCGGAAACCACCTTTGAGAAATTCACAGGTGGAGCCATCGCAGATACCTCACATCATGCAGAAGTAATATTCTCACTTGGTGCGAAGAGCAGAGATGAGGTTAATGCAATCATTCAAAAAGTGGAGTTTGCCGGAGGCAGCATCTTTGGCCAGCCCGGGGAAACCGACGGCTGGATGTATGGTGCAGCCTTTGCCGACCCGGACGGCCACCGCTGGAACCTGCTGTACATGGATGAAAGCAAGATGCCGAAGCGCTGA
- a CDS encoding DUF4179 domain-containing protein — MNNSREEQLLLADAARIHGEAEADTGSLAIRRAVQSGIEQGGWESWRRRLQRGSFVGLAAAALVAVILFFLPLLQDSAPQPEAPRAAVNWGGLEMFKRLYPFDHEAPTLDSAIRHNYVQMINQSAGAEGYQITLNAVMADENRIILLYTAKVTAGQEIYNISSARIKDLSTGFYLDSEDQIGAHDERTGPEENRIYYGRGVISLDRNKPFPGKLEADFQISSVDPGKLKDPKTGTIAKDMHYSPRLHISFKLDPKFKQQPTIIVEPKEDFILDGIEMTLAKVEISPLLIRSEVVIKNESDVTWQNRQKTFLAATGDELQSVTKDGTVQLKMSTGLGNYEGYERRFASNLLDQPESIKLIMRNDNGKEKYELSIPVWPE, encoded by the coding sequence ATGAACAATAGCAGGGAAGAGCAGCTGCTGCTGGCAGATGCAGCGCGTATTCACGGAGAAGCAGAGGCGGACACCGGCAGTCTGGCCATCAGGCGGGCGGTTCAGTCGGGCATAGAACAGGGAGGCTGGGAAAGCTGGCGGAGAAGATTACAACGGGGCTCTTTCGTCGGGCTGGCTGCAGCTGCGCTGGTTGCGGTGATCCTGTTTTTCCTCCCGCTTCTTCAGGATTCCGCTCCGCAGCCTGAAGCCCCGCGTGCAGCAGTCAATTGGGGCGGGCTGGAGATGTTCAAACGGCTCTATCCGTTTGATCATGAAGCGCCGACACTGGATTCGGCCATCCGGCATAATTATGTGCAGATGATTAATCAGAGTGCCGGGGCTGAAGGCTACCAGATTACGCTGAATGCGGTTATGGCGGATGAGAACCGGATCATCCTGTTGTACACAGCCAAGGTCACTGCAGGACAGGAAATCTACAATATTAGCAGTGCAAGGATTAAGGATCTCAGCACCGGATTTTATCTGGACAGCGAAGACCAGATCGGTGCCCATGATGAGCGGACCGGACCCGAGGAGAACCGTATCTATTACGGCCGCGGCGTCATCAGCCTGGACCGGAATAAGCCGTTCCCGGGCAAGCTTGAGGCAGACTTCCAGATCTCGTCGGTAGATCCCGGCAAGCTGAAGGACCCGAAGACCGGGACCATTGCCAAGGATATGCATTATTCGCCCAGACTCCATATCAGCTTCAAGCTGGACCCGAAGTTCAAGCAGCAGCCGACAATCATTGTTGAGCCGAAGGAAGACTTCATTCTGGACGGGATAGAAATGACCCTGGCGAAGGTGGAAATCTCCCCTCTGCTGATCCGGTCGGAAGTTGTAATCAAGAATGAGTCCGATGTAACCTGGCAGAACCGGCAGAAGACATTCCTTGCCGCCACCGGGGATGAGCTTCAGTCCGTTACCAAGGACGGAACCGTACAGCTGAAGATGTCGACGGGTCTCGGGAACTACGAGGGATATGAACGCAGATTCGCCAGCAATCTGCTGGATCAGCCGGAGTCTATTAAGCTTATAATGAGAAACGATAACGGCAAAGAGAAATATGAACTGAGCATTCCGGTTTGGCCGGAGTGA
- a CDS encoding sigma-70 family RNA polymerase sigma factor has translation MTMSGAEMKRLTAAVPYEEADFAEAVMGYSDQLYHIAYSYLGNRNDALEALQETSYRAWMKRKTLKDPLAFKTWLIRILIYVCIDEQRRRKRTVPTAAEHMMEPVIHNSTHTMEMQWVLSQVKLKYRHVLLLKYYNDMTLSEIALLLKKPEGTIKTWQHKGLKQLRAIMKNRGEWDEQ, from the coding sequence ATGACGATGTCCGGGGCAGAAATGAAACGGCTGACGGCTGCGGTACCATACGAAGAAGCGGATTTTGCCGAGGCGGTAATGGGTTACAGCGACCAGTTGTACCATATTGCCTACAGCTACCTGGGGAACCGTAACGACGCGCTTGAAGCTTTGCAGGAAACCTCCTACCGGGCCTGGATGAAACGGAAGACGCTGAAGGACCCGCTGGCATTCAAGACGTGGCTGATCCGGATCCTGATCTATGTCTGCATTGACGAGCAGCGCAGAAGGAAGCGAACGGTACCGACTGCAGCCGAGCACATGATGGAGCCCGTTATTCATAACAGCACTCATACGATGGAAATGCAGTGGGTGCTCTCACAGGTGAAGCTGAAATACCGTCATGTGCTGCTGCTGAAATATTATAACGACATGACTCTAAGTGAAATCGCTCTGCTGCTGAAGAAGCCGGAGGGGACAATCAAAACCTGGCAGCACAAAGGACTGAAGCAGCTGCGGGCAATCATGAAGAACCGGGGTGAGTGGGATGAACAATAG
- a CDS encoding amidase family protein yields the protein MNTNEPAQQASVQDILDWIIEADIAAMQHEMKRGNLSSEVLVTVYLERIRQLDGLLHAVLELNPDALAVARMLDRERESGGLRGPLHGIPVLVKDNIATADKLHTSAGALALAEAYASEDAVVITRLRAAGAVILGKTNMTEWANFMSGSMWAGYSSRGGLVLNPYGPGELFVGGSSSGSAAAVAANLTAAALGTETSGSIISPAAQNSLVGIKPTWGLVSRTGIIPGIGSQDTAGPLSRTVKDAALLLGVIAGSGEPLPAAAGSAAAADYCVHLHSGFVRSKRIGIPRFYYSELDDEALLVMEAAIADLKELGAEIIDHIELPGQHAEWNPAVLQYEFKRGLNAYLAGLPESAPVHSLQELIDFNRQHSGTALKYGQDTLEWLNVSGDGITEEAYLEQLALSRSLAGAQGIDYALEHYGLHAILLPGCMGADLAARAGYPLVTVPAGYTANGIIAPGGYVTKGPQGITFCASAFSEPLLLGIAYDFEQATRHRVAPVLEPGGFASAT from the coding sequence ATGAATACTAATGAACCAGCTCAGCAGGCTTCTGTTCAGGATATACTGGATTGGATTATCGAAGCCGATATCGCTGCAATGCAGCATGAAATGAAACGGGGAAATCTGTCTTCGGAAGTGCTCGTTACAGTATATCTGGAACGGATCAGGCAATTGGACGGCCTGCTGCATGCCGTGCTGGAGCTAAACCCTGATGCACTTGCCGTGGCCCGGATGCTGGACCGGGAACGGGAATCTGGCGGATTACGCGGCCCGCTGCACGGTATCCCGGTGCTGGTCAAGGATAATATTGCCACAGCTGACAAACTGCATACCAGTGCGGGAGCCCTTGCTTTAGCCGAAGCCTACGCATCTGAAGATGCAGTTGTTATTACAAGACTGCGTGCAGCAGGTGCTGTAATTCTGGGCAAAACCAATATGACCGAATGGGCGAACTTCATGTCCGGCTCCATGTGGGCCGGATACAGCAGCCGCGGCGGGCTTGTGCTGAACCCCTACGGTCCAGGCGAATTATTCGTCGGCGGATCAAGCTCAGGCAGCGCTGCTGCCGTTGCCGCCAATCTCACAGCAGCTGCGCTCGGCACAGAAACCTCAGGTTCGATTATCAGCCCGGCGGCCCAGAACTCGCTTGTCGGCATCAAGCCGACCTGGGGGCTGGTCAGCCGGACAGGAATCATCCCGGGTATCGGCAGCCAGGATACTGCCGGACCGCTAAGCCGGACCGTCAAGGATGCCGCACTGCTGCTGGGTGTAATTGCCGGCTCCGGAGAACCGCTGCCGGCGGCTGCAGGCAGTGCAGCCGCCGCCGACTACTGTGTACATCTGCACAGCGGGTTTGTGCGGAGCAAACGCATAGGTATTCCGCGCTTTTATTACAGTGAACTGGATGATGAGGCCCTGCTGGTGATGGAGGCTGCCATAGCTGACCTGAAAGAGCTTGGAGCAGAGATCATTGATCACATTGAGCTTCCCGGGCAGCATGCGGAGTGGAACCCGGCAGTGCTGCAGTATGAGTTCAAGAGAGGGCTGAATGCGTATCTCGCCGGACTGCCTGAGTCCGCCCCTGTGCACTCCCTGCAGGAGCTGATTGACTTCAACCGGCAGCACAGCGGAACGGCGCTCAAATACGGGCAGGATACGCTGGAATGGCTGAATGTATCCGGGGACGGGATTACCGAAGAGGCTTATCTGGAGCAGCTTGCCCTCTCCCGTTCGCTGGCCGGTGCACAGGGGATCGATTATGCGCTGGAGCATTACGGATTGCACGCCATCCTGTTACCCGGATGTATGGGCGCTGACCTGGCGGCAAGAGCCGGTTATCCGCTGGTCACTGTTCCCGCCGGCTATACCGCTAACGGAATAATAGCTCCGGGCGGGTATGTCACGAAAGGTCCGCAGGGAATCACCTTCTGTGCTTCCGCGTTCAGCGAACCGCTGCTGCTCGGTATCGCCTATGACTTCGAGCAGGCAACCAGACACCGGGTTGCACCTGTCCTGGAGCCAGGCGGATTCGCTTCTGCCACCTGA
- a CDS encoding exodeoxyribonuclease III encodes MKLVSWNVNGLRACVTKGFNDYFRESDADIFCVQETKLQEGQIELDHGEEYSQYWNYALKKGYSGTAVFTRIKPLSVRYGLDKDTEDEGRIITLEFADFYLVNVYTPNAKRDLSRLDYRMEWEDQFRAYLLKLDAVKPVIVCGDLNVAHQDIDLKNARSNRGNSGFTDEERGKMTVLLEAGFVDTFRYFYPELEGAYSWWSYMPKVREKNVGWRIDYFLASERLAPRLKDAEIACSVLGSDHCPVVLHLEDQTSE; translated from the coding sequence ATGAAGCTGGTGTCCTGGAATGTAAATGGTCTGAGAGCATGTGTCACTAAAGGATTTAATGATTATTTCCGGGAGAGTGACGCAGATATTTTTTGTGTGCAGGAAACGAAGCTTCAGGAGGGGCAGATTGAGCTAGACCATGGGGAGGAATATTCACAGTACTGGAACTATGCTCTTAAAAAGGGCTATTCCGGCACGGCTGTATTCACCAGAATTAAGCCGCTGTCTGTACGGTATGGCCTGGATAAGGATACCGAAGATGAGGGAAGGATTATAACGCTGGAATTTGCTGATTTCTACCTGGTCAATGTGTATACCCCGAATGCCAAACGCGATCTGTCAAGACTGGACTACCGGATGGAATGGGAGGACCAGTTCCGTGCTTATCTGCTCAAGCTGGATGCCGTCAAGCCGGTGATAGTCTGCGGGGATTTGAACGTAGCTCATCAGGATATTGACTTGAAGAACGCCAGATCGAACCGCGGTAATTCCGGATTTACCGATGAGGAGCGCGGGAAGATGACTGTACTGCTGGAAGCGGGCTTCGTGGACACCTTCAGATATTTCTATCCGGAGCTTGAAGGTGCCTACAGCTGGTGGTCTTATATGCCGAAGGTCCGGGAGAAGAATGTCGGTTGGCGGATTGACTATTTCCTGGCTTCTGAACGGTTAGCCCCGCGTCTCAAGGATGCGGAGATTGCCTGCAGTGTGCTGGGCAGTGATCACTGTCCGGTCGTGCTGCATCTGGAAGATCAGACCTCAGAGTAG
- a CDS encoding GNAT family N-acetyltransferase has translation MKTELGLTNADEAYIIKNMYPLYLHDLSGHYGLTAGHIPNRHGIFEDDPECRTLAEQYEAQNIWWDKPGVLYPFLIRADEHPAGFVLIATPPHCAQGIQYFVNDFFVLQPFRGTGTAEQAAIQVFDRFRGEWELFTNPADKNITAQAFWRKTLTRYTRGRFAERTGETFDGHKLAFRFNNMEEQAGQC, from the coding sequence ATGAAGACAGAACTGGGACTTACAAATGCGGATGAAGCTTATATAATCAAAAATATGTACCCGCTCTATCTGCATGATTTATCCGGGCATTACGGGCTTACAGCAGGGCATATCCCGAACCGGCATGGCATATTTGAAGATGATCCGGAGTGCCGCACACTGGCGGAACAGTATGAAGCCCAGAATATATGGTGGGACAAGCCGGGGGTGCTGTACCCTTTTCTGATCCGGGCCGATGAGCATCCTGCAGGATTTGTGCTGATCGCTACGCCGCCGCATTGTGCCCAGGGTATACAATATTTCGTTAATGATTTCTTTGTGCTGCAGCCCTTCCGGGGCACAGGCACCGCAGAGCAGGCTGCTATTCAGGTATTTGACAGGTTCCGGGGCGAATGGGAGCTGTTCACGAATCCGGCAGATAAGAATATAACCGCACAGGCCTTCTGGAGAAAAACTTTAACCCGCTACACGCGGGGCAGATTTGCAGAGAGAACCGGGGAGACGTTCGACGGACATAAGCTGGCTTTCCGGTTTAATAATATGGAAGAACAAGCCGGACAGTGTTAG
- a CDS encoding VanZ family protein encodes MFKTYLFPISYAFMSFPFAALLFTLPFLIVQYRRYGYINKTRALVLYLLLLYLLNAFFLVLLPMPDSRHNAPPSGSVIQPVPLQFIQDILRNTQLTRDDPASYFTVLSQTDFLLAAFNVLLTVPFGLFLGYYFRTRWVVCILLSFVLSLLFEITQVTGIYGFFDHPYRVFDIDDLITNTFGGIVGFRIALWISGLLPRIEQLDSQEDLSAKKVTYTRRGIACLLDAVLWISAVLLLNLFSLKVSFWAVSTAYFLLVPLLARGRTFGKWIVRIRITAADGGPPKLWRLWVRYGLLYGVLGGINFIMLDTAFVLKLGPAWSTAIHSAAAAADLVFAIHFVLRLFRRGKPLFYEQWSRTRTAITWPEALPAASGEPTSA; translated from the coding sequence ATGTTCAAAACCTATCTTTTTCCAATATCCTATGCTTTCATGTCCTTTCCGTTTGCCGCACTGCTCTTTACACTGCCGTTCCTGATTGTACAATACCGCCGGTACGGATATATCAACAAAACCCGCGCGCTGGTACTGTATCTTCTGCTGCTGTATCTGCTGAATGCGTTCTTCCTGGTGTTGCTGCCAATGCCGGATTCACGCCATAATGCCCCGCCTTCCGGAAGCGTAATTCAGCCGGTCCCGCTGCAGTTCATCCAGGATATTCTGCGGAACACGCAGCTTACCCGTGATGACCCTGCCAGTTATTTTACGGTGCTGAGCCAAACGGATTTTCTGCTGGCGGCCTTTAATGTCCTACTAACAGTCCCCTTCGGACTGTTCCTCGGCTATTATTTCCGCACCCGCTGGGTCGTGTGTATTCTGCTTTCCTTCGTGCTGTCGCTGCTGTTCGAGATTACCCAGGTTACCGGTATTTACGGGTTCTTTGATCATCCATACCGGGTCTTTGACATCGATGACCTGATCACGAATACATTCGGCGGCATCGTCGGCTTCAGGATCGCCTTGTGGATCTCCGGGCTGCTGCCGCGGATTGAACAGCTGGACAGCCAAGAGGACTTATCCGCCAAAAAAGTAACCTATACCCGGCGCGGGATCGCCTGCCTGCTGGATGCGGTACTCTGGATCTCAGCAGTACTGCTCTTGAACCTGTTCTCCCTGAAGGTATCCTTCTGGGCAGTGAGCACGGCTTATTTCCTGCTCGTCCCCCTGCTTGCCAGAGGGCGGACCTTCGGCAAATGGATCGTCCGCATCCGGATTACCGCTGCTGACGGCGGACCGCCTAAGCTATGGAGGCTATGGGTCCGTTACGGGCTGCTGTACGGGGTGCTTGGCGGAATTAACTTTATAATGCTGGACACGGCGTTCGTGCTGAAGCTGGGACCAGCCTGGTCTACAGCAATACACAGCGCTGCCGCGGCGGCAGATCTGGTCTTCGCCATTCACTTTGTACTAAGGCTGTTCAGACGCGGCAAGCCGCTGTTCTACGAGCAATGGAGCAGAACGCGCACTGCCATTACCTGGCCGGAAGCCCTTCCGGCAGCCTCCGGGGAGCCTACATCAGCTTAA
- a CDS encoding citrate synthase/methylcitrate synthase, with product MAKVTGLEGVVAGETDIGLVDGEKGYLVYRGYWAKELAVSKSYEEVAYLLWNGHLPDAEELAQLKLEMAQQRAIPEYICRMLELIPATVPLMLVLQSTVAALGDAENSTWPPTLKQAVRLTSLLPAIIAYRYRTLQGLKPLESLPELGHAANYLYLLTGQLPEEAHVKALSAYLILCMEHGMNASTFAGRVVLSTESDISAAVAGAIGAMKGPLHGGAPFEVISMLEEIGTKDRAEPWLRGALDNGAKLMGFGHRIYKTKDPRAEALQIATLEMIGKDEAFDLALHVEATAIALLEEYKPGRRLFTNVEFYAAAILKALDLAPEIFTPTFTAGRIVGWTAHILEQSESNRIFRPQSTYTGPMPASETIS from the coding sequence ATGGCTAAAGTAACAGGACTTGAAGGCGTAGTTGCCGGAGAAACAGATATCGGACTGGTGGATGGAGAGAAAGGCTATTTGGTATACCGCGGTTATTGGGCGAAGGAGCTGGCGGTAAGCAAAAGCTATGAAGAAGTGGCGTATCTGCTCTGGAACGGGCATCTGCCGGATGCGGAAGAGCTGGCGCAGCTTAAGCTGGAGATGGCTCAGCAGAGAGCAATTCCTGAATATATCTGCAGGATGCTGGAGCTGATTCCTGCCACTGTACCGCTGATGCTGGTGCTGCAGAGCACAGTTGCCGCACTTGGTGATGCCGAGAACAGCACCTGGCCGCCGACGCTGAAGCAGGCGGTGCGGCTGACCTCGCTTCTCCCGGCCATCATTGCATACAGATACCGCACTCTGCAGGGGCTTAAGCCGCTGGAGTCTCTTCCGGAGCTTGGCCATGCAGCGAACTACCTGTATCTGCTGACCGGACAATTGCCGGAGGAAGCACATGTGAAGGCGCTCAGCGCCTACCTGATTCTCTGCATGGAGCATGGGATGAATGCTTCAACATTTGCCGGGCGGGTGGTACTCTCGACGGAATCGGATATCAGCGCGGCAGTTGCCGGAGCGATCGGGGCGATGAAGGGGCCTCTGCATGGCGGTGCACCGTTTGAAGTGATTTCCATGCTGGAGGAGATCGGAACGAAGGACCGTGCGGAGCCATGGCTGCGTGGTGCACTGGATAACGGGGCGAAGCTGATGGGCTTCGGGCACCGGATCTATAAGACTAAGGATCCGCGGGCAGAAGCTCTGCAGATTGCTACTCTGGAGATGATCGGCAAGGATGAAGCGTTCGACCTTGCACTTCATGTCGAGGCTACAGCAATTGCCCTGCTGGAGGAATACAAGCCGGGACGCCGTCTGTTCACCAATGTAGAGTTCTACGCTGCAGCAATTCTGAAGGCTTTGGATCTCGCACCGGAGATTTTTACACCTACATTTACGGCAGGGAGAATTGTCGGCTGGACTGCACATATTTTGGAGCAGTCGGAGAGTAACCGGATCTTCCGCCCGCAGTCTACGTATACCGGTCCCATGCCGGCATCAGAGACAATTTCCTGA
- a CDS encoding antibiotic biosynthesis monooxygenase, with translation MYIQTRSIIVEQGNSATVVERFSKPGAIEEMDGLIDLSVMVNKKAKDQEEVLILIRWESEEAWKNWEKSDAHVQGHKNSRGQEKPAYILSTTVNMYQVQTVKEGKAYGQRP, from the coding sequence ATGTACATTCAAACCAGATCAATTATCGTTGAGCAGGGCAACAGCGCCACCGTAGTAGAACGCTTCAGTAAGCCTGGGGCGATTGAGGAGATGGACGGCCTGATCGATCTCAGTGTCATGGTCAATAAGAAGGCCAAAGACCAGGAGGAGGTACTCATTCTGATCCGCTGGGAATCGGAGGAGGCGTGGAAGAACTGGGAGAAGAGCGATGCGCATGTCCAGGGTCACAAGAACAGCAGAGGACAGGAAAAGCCGGCGTATATCCTCAGCACAACAGTAAATATGTATCAGGTACAGACGGTAAAAGAGGGCAAAGCTTACGGGCAGCGTCCATAA
- a CDS encoding aminopeptidase produces MKDCDFAVMLEKYAELVVKVGVNVQPGQVLMVHAPLETAELTQLIVGKAYEAGAKYVLVDWDDEAVTRIRYEKAPEDSFGYYPQWHADMLEGFAEEGGAILHIKVPDPELLRGIDSAKVSTAVKAAALARRKYQNYTRNSRISWSLIKAPTRAWADKVFADLPEERRIEAMWEAVFQMNRVGSEDPVAAWREHISELKVSQDRMNAKRYKSLHYRAPGTDLRVELPEGHLWRGGGGENAAGIYFVANMPTEEIYTMPHRTGVNGTVTSTLPLNLNGRLVDGITITFTDGKVTAYDAESGREHLTTLLDTDEGAAYLGEVALVPHDSPISRLNRVFYNTGIDENASCHFALGSAYPVNIEGGTSMTSEELLARGANVSLTHVDFMVGSAELDIDGELEGGTIEPVFRQGNWVL; encoded by the coding sequence ATGAAGGATTGTGATTTTGCTGTAATGCTGGAGAAATATGCCGAACTGGTCGTAAAGGTTGGCGTGAATGTTCAGCCCGGACAGGTGCTGATGGTTCATGCCCCGCTGGAGACGGCAGAGCTTACCCAGCTGATCGTAGGCAAAGCCTATGAAGCAGGAGCCAAATATGTGCTGGTGGACTGGGATGATGAAGCTGTAACACGCATCCGTTATGAGAAGGCTCCTGAAGATTCCTTCGGGTATTATCCGCAGTGGCATGCCGATATGCTGGAAGGCTTCGCCGAAGAGGGCGGAGCGATATTACATATTAAGGTTCCGGACCCGGAGCTGCTGCGCGGGATTGATTCTGCCAAGGTATCGACTGCGGTTAAGGCAGCAGCGCTGGCGCGCAGGAAATATCAGAACTATACCCGCAACAGCAGAATCAGCTGGTCGCTCATCAAGGCGCCGACACGCGCCTGGGCGGACAAGGTGTTCGCAGATCTGCCGGAAGAGCGCCGGATTGAGGCTATGTGGGAAGCGGTATTCCAGATGAACCGTGTAGGCAGTGAAGATCCGGTCGCCGCTTGGCGGGAGCATATCAGTGAGCTGAAGGTGAGCCAGGACCGGATGAATGCGAAACGCTACAAGAGCCTGCATTACCGTGCGCCGGGTACAGATCTGCGGGTGGAGCTGCCGGAAGGCCATCTGTGGCGCGGCGGCGGCGGGGAGAATGCGGCCGGGATATATTTTGTAGCCAATATGCCTACGGAAGAAATCTACACCATGCCGCACCGCACAGGTGTAAACGGAACGGTGACAAGCACGCTTCCGCTTAACCTGAACGGCCGGCTGGTGGACGGAATTACAATTACCTTCACTGACGGCAAGGTTACGGCTTATGATGCCGAATCCGGCCGGGAGCATCTGACCACGCTGCTGGATACCGATGAAGGTGCCGCGTATCTGGGAGAAGTAGCCCTTGTGCCGCACGACTCCCCAATCTCCAGGCTGAACAGGGTATTCTATAACACAGGTATCGACGAGAATGCCTCCTGCCATTTCGCTTTGGGTAGTGCCTACCCGGTGAATATTGAAGGCGGGACATCCATGACCAGCGAAGAGCTGCTGGCCAGAGGCGCCAATGTCAGCCTTACACATGTCGATTTCATGGTCGGCTCAGCCGAGCTGGATATCGACGGTGAGCTGGAGGGCGGGACTATCGAGCCGGTGTTCCGCCAGGGGAACTGGGTTCTGTAG
- a CDS encoding MFS transporter gives MSTPNLLRSFNFLYFALLAMFIPFLPVYLDSQNFSPAQIGLVIGTGGFITIIAQPLWGMISDKTRTIRNVLLLLLLCSAVTGYLLYNSGSYVQLILVAMLLYFFLMPVDPLTESLNFRIAESSGISYGSIRTYGALGYGVMSLLTGYCLLYFGAFGLGVLFAGTSLLCFLLCWRMPDAPVTGKPVTLDSLKLFLSNKETLLFLVLIFISSVPARMNDTFIGVYILELGGKSALVGQSFFIAAISEIVVFALSFRWLKKGKELIIITFAGAFYFLRFFLSAWISDPHLLTYLQVLQLLTFPVFYSAAIQYLYSIVPEEWRATGQTVLALLFFGVSGILASYAGGAIYQAFGGRVLYLSIAAMSFAGMLFGLLLYRIYGRHTNKTGQPAESQQ, from the coding sequence ATGAGCACACCGAATCTGCTGCGCAGCTTTAACTTTCTGTACTTCGCCCTGCTGGCGATGTTCATCCCGTTCCTCCCGGTCTATCTGGACAGCCAGAACTTTAGTCCGGCACAGATCGGCCTTGTCATTGGCACCGGAGGCTTTATTACGATTATTGCCCAGCCGCTATGGGGCATGATCAGTGATAAAACGCGGACGATCCGCAATGTGCTTCTGCTTCTGCTGCTATGCTCAGCCGTCACCGGCTACCTCTTGTATAATTCGGGCAGCTATGTTCAGCTGATTCTGGTCGCCATGCTGCTGTACTTTTTCCTCATGCCGGTTGATCCGCTGACCGAGAGCCTTAATTTCCGCATTGCCGAGTCTTCGGGAATCAGCTACGGTTCCATCCGCACCTACGGGGCGCTGGGCTATGGAGTGATGTCGCTGCTGACCGGCTACTGCCTGCTCTATTTCGGCGCATTCGGCCTTGGGGTGCTGTTTGCCGGAACCAGCCTGCTCTGCTTCCTGCTCTGCTGGAGAATGCCGGACGCGCCGGTTACAGGCAAACCGGTCACGCTGGACAGCCTAAAACTATTCCTCAGCAACAAGGAAACGCTGCTGTTTCTGGTGCTCATCTTCATCAGCTCTGTTCCGGCAAGAATGAACGATACCTTCATCGGGGTGTATATTCTGGAGCTGGGCGGCAAATCCGCACTCGTCGGCCAGTCCTTTTTCATTGCGGCTATCAGTGAGATTGTTGTCTTCGCTTTAAGCTTCCGTTGGCTGAAAAAGGGGAAGGAGCTCATTATTATCACGTTCGCAGGAGCCTTCTACTTCCTCCGCTTCTTCCTCTCTGCCTGGATCAGTGACCCGCACCTGCTCACTTACCTGCAGGTTCTGCAGTTGCTGACCTTCCCGGTCTTCTATTCGGCAGCGATACAGTATCTGTACAGTATTGTTCCCGAAGAATGGCGGGCTACAGGCCAGACCGTACTCGCACTGTTATTCTTCGGAGTTTCCGGTATACTGGCCTCTTACGCAGGCGGGGCAATCTATCAGGCTTTTGGCGGCAGAGTGCTCTACCTGAGCATTGCCGCCATGTCTTTTGCCGGAATGCTCTTCGGGCTTCTCCTCTACCGCATCTATGGCAGACACACGAACAAGACCGGGCAGCCCGCAGAATCACAGCAGTAA